Proteins encoded within one genomic window of Humulus lupulus chromosome 1, drHumLupu1.1, whole genome shotgun sequence:
- the LOC133834327 gene encoding uncharacterized protein LOC133834327: MSDVTETLDLSAQLAALTAQMNEECEKMRKLEAENADLLVRVEAMSSQATKAQPSRFRGPVSPMQPLGDLTPISNSDGPNQTVPSPSVRNYQTPPTMSNIQNYVVNTGEQIPGVSQPAGAAGQQQIPGARQPATGPGQQQVPSASQPTIGASQTIIGAGQNILEQQAIGLNHPVMSEPIRQATTSSFPIQDPELARKLAEMEALIQRIPGIPAPIKKSAASCYADSPFVDDIALVEMPKKFNFPNMKMFDGTSDPDDHIAQYRQRMFTIAIPRDMREACMCKGFGSSLIGPALQWYTNLPNNSISTFAQLTDTFVEQFDSSRKLEKSAEDLYIIVQRRGEPLREYVGRFNKEKVSITHCNQDTAISAFCKGLRYDSDLYKELTKYPCKTMEGVLAKAWAQIKWEEDEANYYHSSPRKDTRRDSRAGRRQSDRRSEPYPYPNRSENRRREYNRSSETRLRDGPKIPEYNLSISPAEVVGVLKGLGDKVKWPERMRTPSDQRDKAKWCEFHNDHGHRTDECIALRLEVSNLLKRGHLTDLLTDKGKRTFQQEADRSVVRREVTPPKPPTHERTVNVITGGSEVSGVTHSAAKRHARQTNWIKGESSETEKNTINLPAQTISFSTTESTRLLNPHHDALVIALYIANCLTKRILINNGSSANILFLSALREMGIDESKIIKKTTILIGFSGEQKNTLGEIELPVYAEGVNLCTRFLVVDSPSAYNVILGRPWIHEMEAVPSTYHQVLRFPTKWGVKEIKGQQKDSTACYQTNMKAKPSQL, encoded by the exons ATGTCAGACGTGACTGAGACACTCGATCTGTCTGCTCAACTCGCTGCTCTTACTGCCCAGATGAATGAAGAATGCGAGAAAATGAGGAAGCTCGAAGCTGagaatgctgacctgctcgtACGAGTGGAGGCCATGTCCTCTCAAGCCACCAAGGCTCAGCCATCCCGCTTCCGAGGCCCAGTCAGCCCTATGCAACCTCTGGGAGACCTCACTCCTATCTCTAACAGTGATGGACCGAATCAGACAGTTCCATCACCCTCGGTAAGGAATTATCAAACTCCACCCACCATGTCTAACATTCAAAATTATGTTGTCAATACAGGCGAACAG ATTCCAGGAGTCAGCCAGCCAGCCGGTGCAGCTGGACAGCAACAGATTCCAGGAGCCAGGCAGCCAGCCACTGGACCCGGACAGCAGCAAGTTCCAAGTGCTAGTCAGCCTACCATTGGAGCCAGCCAGACCATCATTGGAGCTGGTCAGAATATACTTGAGCAGCAGGCAATCGGATTGAATCACCCAGTCATGAGCGAGCCAATCCGCCAAGCGACCACAAGCTCATTTCCAATCCAAGATCCTGAGTTGGCTCGAAAGTTAGCTGAGATGGAGGCGCTCATTCAACGGATTCCTGGAATTCCGGCTCCGATTAAGAAGAGTGCAGCAAGCTGTTATGCAGACTCTCCATTCGTAGACGACATTGCACTAGTGGAAATGCCAAAGAAGTTCAACTTCCCGAATATGAAGATGTTTGACGGGACGTCTGACCCGGATGATCACATCGCACAGTATAGGCAGAGGATGTTCACCATTGCCATCCCACGCGATATGAGGGAGGCAtgcatgtgtaaggggtttggttcTAGTCTGATTGGACCAGCCCTCCAGTGGTATACTAATTTACCCAATAATTCTATTTCTACTTTTGCACAATTGACTGACACTTTTGTTGAGCAGTTTGATAGTAGCAGGAAACTTGAAAAGTCTGCAGAAGACCTCTACATCATAGTTCAACGACGAGGTGAGCCCTTACGAGAGTACGTAGGCCGCTTCAACAAAGAGAAGGTTTCTATAACCCATTGTAATCAGGACACAGCCATCTCAGCCTTCTGCAAAGGACTCCGCTACGACTCAGACCTATACAAAGAACTTACCAAGTATCCTTGCAAGACGATGGAAGGCGTTCTCGCCAAAGCCTGGGCACAGATCAAGTGGGAGGAGGATGAAGCTAACTATTATCACTCTTCTCCAAGGAAAGACACCCGAAGAGACTCAAGGGCAGGCAGACGGCAGAGTGATAGACGATCCGAGCCATACCCGTATCCCAACAGATCAGAGAACAGAAGGAGGGAGTACAACCGGTCGTCCGAGACACGTCTGCGAGATGGACCAAAGATACCAGAGTACAATCTTTCAATTTCACCAGCCGAAGTCGTTGGCGTACTGAAAGGACTCGGAGACAAAGTGAAATGGCCGGAAAGGATGAGGACTCCGTCTGACCAGCGAGACAAAGCAAAATGGTGTGAATTCCACAATGACCACGGTCACCGAACGGATGAGTGCATTGCCTTAAGACTTGAAGTATCCAACCTATTAAAACGTGGTCACCTGACTGACTTACTTACAGACAAAGGCAAAAGAACATTCCAGCAGGAGGCAGACAGGTCAGTCGTCCGAAGAGAAGTAACCCCGCCGAAGCCACCTACTCATGAACGGACGGTGAACGTAATAACTGGTGGCTCTGAGGTAAGCGGAGTCACCCATTCAGCAGCCAAAAGACATGCCAGGCAGACCAACTGGATCAAAGGAGAGTCCAGCGAGACAGAGAAGAATACCATCAACCTACCAGCTCAAACCATCAGTTTCTCAACAACAGAGTCAACCAGACTCCTCAACCCACATCATGATGCTCTTGTCATTGCACTTTACATTGCTAATTGTCTTACTAAACGTATACTTATTAATAATGGTAGTTCAgctaacattttatttttaagtgcTCTCAGGGAAATGGGGATAGATGAATCAAAGATTATAAAGAAGACTACAATCCTCATCGGTTTCAGTGGAGAACAAAAGAACACACTAGGAGAGATCGAGCTACCTGTCTATGCCGAAGGAGTCAATCTATGCACAAGATTTCTGGTAGTAGACTCTCCGTCTGCTTACAACGTGATACTAGGTcgaccatggatacatgaaatggaGGCAGTCCCTTCAACATACCACCAAGTCCTAAGGTTCCCAACTAAATGGGGAGTAAAAGAAATTAAAGGCCAACAGAAAGATTCGACAGCATGTTACCAGACTAACATGAAGGCCAAACCCTCTCAGTTATAG